One window from the genome of Cryptococcus deuterogattii R265 chromosome 10, complete sequence encodes:
- a CDS encoding 2-isopropylmalate synthase has translation MPMLSDPSKRYLPFQPVPFPNRTWPDKTHKKAPIWLSTDLRDGNQSLANPMTNQQKLRFFRHLVQLGFKEIEVAYPAASETDYNFVRELIDRKEVPDDVWIQVLTPARADLIKRTFEAVAGLKHVIIHMYNATSCLFREVVFNNDRDETIKLATEHTILIRQLAEKYAESHGTSFRYEYSPETFSQTETPYAVEVCESVKKAWLGGQRSVWADGRKEERIIFNLPATVEVATPNCFADQVEIFCNSISERDKCIISLHTHNDRGCAVAAAELGVLAGADRIEGTVLGNGERTGNVDLVTLALNCYSQGISPHLDFSDMFSVIDTVTECTGLPVHPRHPYAGELVFTAFSGSHQDAIKKGFEAQAKRNHAGDNVWSMPYLPIDPADIGCTYEAVIRVNSQSGKGGIAYIVKSALSLDLPRRMQIAFYKVVQECSEATGKEMTSKDITTAFRQTYHLGGSIYDGRLVLKSFVTVDLLSSQAPSVTGTPDLSPTRSRSQTRMPPLSLSSGVAEPSPDRSLDRNLPSMSKRLTAKVLVDGKSHEIVGEGNGPLSSFLNALESDLGIVLSVREYTEHAVGAGSDVKAATYVELIPANVDAKDKTQGGFWGVGVDADITASGLKAVVSAANGFLGQSPIGSQNST, from the exons ATGCCTATGCT CTCCGACCCTTCCAAACGCTATCTCCCTTTCCAGCCTGTTCCGTTCCCCAATCGCACTTGGCCGGATAAAACTCATAAGAAGGCCCCTATTTGGCTGAGTACTGATCTTCGAGATGGGAATCAAAGTCTCGCCAATC CTATGACCAACCAGCAGAAGCTGCGCTTTTTCCGACATCTTGTGCAGCTAGGCTTTAAGGAAATCGAAGTCGCTTATCCCGCGGCATCTGAAACGGACTATAACTTCGTCCGGGAGTTGATCGATCGCAAGGAGGTCCCAGATGATGTCTGGATTCAG GTACTCACTCCTGCGCGAGCAGACCTTATCAAGCGAACATTTGAAGCCGTCGCTGGTCTCAAACACGTTATCATCCATATGTACAATGCTACATCTTGTTTGTTCCGAGAAGTGGTCTTTAACAACGATCGAGATGAAACAATCAA ACTTGCCACGGAACATACTATTCTCATTCGCCAGCTCGCAGAAAAATACGCTGAGTCGCACGGTACTAGTTTCCGCTATGAATACTCCCCTGAAACATTCTCTCAAACCGAGACGCCTTACGCTGTGGAGGTGTGTGAGTCCGTGAAAAAAGCTTGGCTTGGTGGGCAAAGAAGTGTTTGGGCGGACGGTCgcaaagaagagcgaatcatcttcaacctcccAGCTACGGTTGAAGTTGCAACTCCTAATTGCTTTGCGGACCAA GTTGAAATTTTCTGTAATTCCATCTCGGAGAGAGACAAGTGCATCATCAGTCTCCACACTCACAATGACAGAG GCTGTGCAGTAGCTGCTGCTGAACTCGGTGTTCTTGCTGGCGCTGATCGTATTGAAGGGACCGTGCTTGGTAATGGCGAACGCACTGGCAATGTGGATCTTGTTACCCTTGCTCTCAACTGCTATTCTCAAGGCATCAGTCCCCATCTTGACTTCTCAGACATGTTTTCTGTCATTGACACTGTGACAGAGTGTACTGGTCTGCCTGTACATCCTCGCCATCCATATGCTGGTGAACTTGTCTTCACAGCGTTCTCTGGTAGCCATCAGGATGCCATCAAAAAGGGGTTCGAGGCCCAGGCTAAAAGGAACCATGCTGGAGACAATGTGTGGAGCATGCCATATCTTCCTATCGATCCTGCAGATATTGGGTGTACATATGAGGCTGTGATCCGTGTCAACTCTCAGTCTGGTAAAGGGGG CATTGCCTATATTGTCAAGTCTGCACTTTCCCTTGATCTTCCTCGAAGGATGCAGATTGCCTTCTATAAGGTTGTTCAAGAGTGTTCTGAGGCAActggaaaggagatgacCTCCAAAGATATCACCACTGCTTTTCGTCAGACTTACCACCTTGGTGGTTCGATTTATGATGGGCGACTTGTCCTCAAGTCTTTTGTCACAGttgatcttctctcttcacaAGCACCATCTGTTACTGGGACACCTGACCTTTCCCCAACTCGATCTCGATCCCAAACACGCATGCCCCCCCTCAGTCTTTCAAGTGGTGTGGCGGAGCCTAGCCCAGACCGAAGTCTTGATAGGAACCTGCCTTCAATGTCGAAACGTCTTACAGCTAAGGTTTTAGTTGATGGGAAATCACATGAGATTGTTGGTGAAGGCAATGGGCCACTCTCATCATTCCTTAATGCCCTTGAGAGCGACCTTGGTATTGTGCTGTCTGTCCGAGAATATACTGAGCATGCTGTGGGTGCTGGGTCTGATGTGAAGGCTGCAACATATGTCGAGCTTATCCCTGCAAATGTGGATGCAAAGGACAAGACTCAGGGGGGATTCTGGGGTGTCGGTGTTGATGCTGATATCACAGCAAGTGGCCTCAAAGCAGTAGTTAGTGCTGCCAATGGTTTCCTGGGTCAAAGTCCCATTGGATCTCAAAATAGTACCTAA